One region of Vibrio zhugei genomic DNA includes:
- a CDS encoding carbohydrate ABC transporter permease: MIEARSTKERWGNLLFIAPYMCVFIGMIVIPLVWGIDLSFKKVDLFSPGRYVGLKNYDRLFHNDIFLQTVGNTFYFVVLTVPALIVIGLLLALVLNRQTRTANILRGIFFASTILSVTVVTLIWRIIFIPNDGFMSMIFKALDMTPIPFLSSPDWALGSIAIATIWWCLGLPMILFTAALQQIPKELYEAAQLDNATKWITFKCITFPSIVRTIVLVLIIQIIMQFQLFGQALLMTNGGPNNTSRSIVMFIYDAGFRRWDIGMAAAASQVLFMIILIAALGQFAFSRKKR, from the coding sequence ATGATTGAAGCTCGTTCAACCAAAGAACGTTGGGGTAACCTGCTCTTTATTGCCCCTTATATGTGCGTGTTCATCGGCATGATTGTGATTCCCCTCGTCTGGGGCATTGATCTTAGCTTCAAAAAAGTGGATCTGTTTAGCCCCGGTCGCTACGTGGGACTCAAAAATTACGATCGCTTATTTCATAACGATATCTTTTTACAAACCGTCGGCAACACCTTCTATTTTGTTGTGCTGACCGTTCCGGCACTCATCGTCATTGGGTTACTTTTGGCGCTGGTTCTCAACCGTCAAACTCGCACCGCCAACATCCTTCGCGGCATTTTCTTTGCCTCGACCATCCTCTCGGTAACCGTCGTCACTTTGATTTGGCGGATCATTTTTATTCCTAATGATGGCTTTATGTCGATGATATTCAAAGCTCTGGATATGACGCCCATCCCGTTTTTATCGAGTCCCGATTGGGCCTTAGGCTCCATTGCCATTGCCACCATTTGGTGGTGTCTCGGTTTACCAATGATTCTATTTACCGCGGCCCTTCAGCAAATCCCAAAAGAATTGTATGAAGCGGCTCAATTGGATAATGCGACGAAATGGATCACCTTCAAGTGCATAACCTTTCCCTCGATTGTTCGAACCATCGTATTAGTGCTGATTATTCAGATCATCATGCAATTTCAACTTTTCGGGCAAGCATTATTAATGACCAATGGTGGTCCCAATAACACCTCACGCTCGATTGTCATGTTCATCTACGATGCTGGCTTCCGGCGCTGGGATATCGGTATGGCTGCCGCCGCATCTCAGGTGTTGTTTATGATCATCCTAATTGCAGCACTTGGCCAATTTGCCTTCAGTCGCAAAAAGAGGTAA
- a CDS encoding amidoligase family protein, whose protein sequence is MAFNAPPIKTTDSDDVRNVGFEIEFTGLTLSNVTSILQDVFGGTLEQKSEVEYELNTSEYGKFTVELDWEFLKNAALEAKVKDQGHKRVEFLHQVALSVVPLEIIFPPFPLDKLGKLDDIISALREAGAKGTDDSVVAAFGVHINPEVPSKEVTTLQAYLRAFGLLQWWLNQAHEVNIARKMSPYIKLYTEDYVELLLEKDYETLDALMDDYLAHNPSRNRALDMLPLFASIHEAKVKNAVADTKVNARPTFHYRLPNCLIEHQDWSFASSWNLWNFVEILAADADSLDFLSRRFKAMSMPVIGVKRSDWIKEVNQWIESLG, encoded by the coding sequence ATGGCTTTTAATGCTCCTCCTATAAAAACGACGGATTCTGACGACGTGCGTAACGTCGGCTTTGAAATCGAATTTACGGGGCTCACCTTAAGTAACGTAACGTCTATTCTACAAGATGTGTTCGGGGGAACGCTCGAACAAAAATCGGAAGTGGAATATGAATTGAATACCTCAGAGTATGGCAAATTCACCGTTGAACTTGATTGGGAGTTTCTCAAAAACGCCGCGTTAGAAGCGAAAGTCAAAGATCAAGGACATAAGCGGGTGGAGTTTCTGCATCAAGTGGCCTTATCGGTCGTGCCGCTCGAAATTATCTTCCCCCCGTTTCCATTAGATAAGCTCGGCAAGCTGGACGATATTATTTCAGCATTGCGTGAGGCTGGCGCAAAAGGGACCGATGATTCGGTGGTGGCCGCCTTCGGCGTCCATATTAATCCTGAAGTTCCTTCCAAAGAGGTGACCACCTTGCAGGCCTATCTGCGTGCCTTTGGGCTATTGCAATGGTGGCTGAACCAAGCGCATGAGGTCAATATTGCGCGAAAAATGAGCCCTTACATAAAATTATACACTGAAGACTATGTTGAGCTGTTGCTGGAAAAAGACTACGAGACGCTTGATGCGTTAATGGACGATTACCTTGCGCATAACCCAAGCCGGAATCGCGCCTTAGATATGTTGCCTTTATTCGCAAGCATTCATGAAGCGAAAGTGAAAAATGCGGTGGCAGACACCAAGGTGAATGCTCGGCCGACGTTCCATTACCGTTTGCCCAATTGTTTAATCGAGCATCAAGATTGGAGTTTTGCATCGTCTTGGAATCTATGGAATTTCGTTGAGATACTCGCCGCTGATGCCGACAGCTTGGACTTTTTATCGCGCCGATTTAAAGCGATGTCGATGCCGGTAATTGGAGTCAAACGCAGTGATTGGATTAAGGAAGTGAACCAATGGATAGAAAGCCTCGGATAG
- a CDS encoding ABC transporter ATP-binding protein yields the protein MFQLVDATFDIDGKRILAPTNLTFEPQKVTTLLGHNGCGKSTLMKLLSRQTSANSGHVLINQQAVSEFSAIDFAHQVAYLPQHPPVTDGITVRELVYFGRYPWKGALGRYRDDDHRIVEEALTKVGLDVFADRFVATLSGGERQRAWIAMLLAQQSQCLLLDEPTSALDVAHQHELLALIRELNHSLGLTVIMVLHDINMAAKFSDRLIALHSGRVIASGTPGELMTPETLRSIYGIDLALFPHPKTGHPISYLP from the coding sequence ATGTTTCAATTGGTTGATGCAACTTTCGACATCGATGGGAAACGCATTCTCGCCCCCACTAACCTGACGTTTGAACCACAAAAAGTCACCACGTTATTAGGACACAACGGTTGTGGTAAATCGACATTGATGAAATTACTCAGTCGTCAAACCAGCGCCAACTCAGGGCATGTGCTCATCAACCAACAAGCCGTGTCGGAGTTTTCTGCCATCGACTTTGCCCATCAAGTCGCCTATCTTCCTCAACATCCACCAGTGACCGATGGCATTACGGTACGTGAATTGGTGTATTTCGGTCGTTACCCTTGGAAAGGAGCGTTAGGCCGCTATCGAGATGACGATCATCGTATTGTTGAAGAGGCGCTAACGAAAGTCGGCTTAGACGTTTTCGCCGATCGCTTTGTGGCGACCTTATCTGGCGGGGAACGTCAGCGCGCATGGATTGCTATGCTGCTTGCACAGCAAAGCCAATGCCTATTACTTGACGAACCTACCTCGGCATTGGATGTTGCCCATCAACACGAGCTACTGGCCTTGATTCGTGAGTTGAATCACTCGCTAGGCTTGACGGTGATCATGGTGCTTCATGACATCAATATGGCCGCCAAGTTTAGCGATCGTTTGATTGCCTTACATTCAGGTCGTGTTATCGCCTCCGGTACTCCGGGCGAGTTAATGACGCCCGAAACCCTGCGCTCCATTTACGGAATTGACTTAGCGCTGTTCCCACATCCCAAGACCGGTCACCCTATCAGTTATCTTCCCTAG
- a CDS encoding ABC transporter substrate-binding protein, which translates to MKTRIKTVALALSCVMAAGAAQAKTELHLQRFFGTCEAEYGQSTDVANATGECGIMTTLLNKFQKENPDIDLKVSTVEWPGYDQLTAQMASRTPPDIVTMHDSVISDYQSRHLIVPVDTYLNNQHIKESIFTPTATQGVKRDGQFYGVPLDTWTMLFHINTKLMKQAGLMKDGKPILPNSPEELLEQARQFKKATGKPYLIQILSNETASYVRLFYTYMFQQDSDFFANPKKVQLVTPEAKNIVRLFKQIYDENLTTKHMDYPASVAAFGQGEGGISLNGNWLIGAYDKQSHNPKSPLYNAYDAEPYPYLYHKAKANYVDGHAWVVPNKPHTDDQQKAIGRFFKFFINHDYQWARTGHLPSISAVLKKPEFLDLPHRKEILSVTHTGHGLPNGVQRQFTVQSIIGEELAAAITGEKPIDAALKSAQYRVNDMLANL; encoded by the coding sequence ATGAAAACGAGGATAAAAACCGTCGCACTCGCATTGAGCTGCGTCATGGCGGCCGGGGCAGCTCAAGCCAAAACAGAACTCCATTTGCAGCGTTTTTTCGGCACATGTGAAGCAGAATACGGTCAATCGACCGACGTGGCTAACGCCACTGGCGAATGTGGCATAATGACCACTCTGCTCAATAAGTTTCAAAAAGAAAACCCAGATATCGATTTAAAAGTATCGACCGTCGAATGGCCGGGATACGACCAATTAACCGCGCAAATGGCATCTCGTACCCCACCCGATATTGTCACCATGCATGACTCGGTGATCTCCGATTACCAGTCTCGCCATCTGATTGTGCCAGTCGATACGTATCTCAATAACCAACACATCAAAGAGAGTATCTTCACGCCAACGGCGACCCAAGGAGTCAAACGCGACGGACAGTTTTACGGTGTTCCGTTAGACACTTGGACCATGCTGTTTCACATTAATACAAAATTAATGAAACAAGCGGGACTAATGAAAGACGGGAAACCCATTCTCCCGAACTCGCCCGAAGAATTGCTTGAGCAAGCTCGGCAATTCAAAAAAGCGACAGGTAAACCGTATTTAATTCAAATTCTCAGCAATGAAACCGCGTCCTATGTGCGTCTTTTTTATACCTATATGTTCCAGCAAGACAGCGATTTCTTTGCCAATCCTAAAAAGGTGCAGTTAGTCACACCTGAGGCCAAAAACATCGTACGCTTGTTTAAACAAATCTATGATGAAAACTTAACCACCAAGCACATGGATTATCCAGCCAGTGTCGCAGCGTTTGGGCAAGGTGAAGGGGGGATTTCGTTAAATGGCAACTGGCTAATTGGCGCCTACGACAAGCAATCCCATAACCCCAAAAGCCCGTTATACAATGCTTATGACGCCGAACCGTACCCCTACCTGTATCATAAAGCTAAAGCCAATTATGTCGACGGTCATGCCTGGGTTGTTCCCAATAAGCCGCATACTGACGATCAACAAAAAGCCATCGGTCGATTCTTCAAGTTCTTTATCAACCACGATTATCAATGGGCGCGAACCGGTCACCTACCCAGCATCAGCGCTGTGCTGAAAAAACCAGAATTCTTGGATTTGCCACACCGTAAAGAAATTCTGTCGGTCACCCATACGGGTCACGGATTACCAAACGGTGTTCAGCGCCAATTTACTGTGCAGAGCATCATTGGAGAAGAGCTGGCCGCGGCGATCACCGGAGAAAAACCGATTGATGCCGCCTTAAAATCGGCGCAATACCGTGTGAACGACATGCTCGCCAATTTATAA
- a CDS encoding ABC transporter ATP-binding protein gives MLNVNQLAVSIGRHEILKPVSFDLAAGQSLALLGRNGAGKSTLVKGLAGLVNASGLAKIGGLSLTEMTAKERSKQIGYVAQDFSSTSVRLCVFELLLLAQNSQNMNFRASPESLVLAQEMLERLNLTHLSERMLSEMSGGQRQMVALALALIHQPKLLLLDEPTSALDLANQLQLLQVVRDYTKEHNIVTIMVLHDLNLAHRFADRTMILESGRIAAEGETHQVLTPQQIAQSYGIHCEVFTGSDGYRSIHPLASL, from the coding sequence ATGCTCAATGTCAATCAACTCGCGGTCAGTATTGGTCGTCATGAGATATTGAAACCCGTCAGCTTCGATTTGGCTGCGGGGCAGTCCTTGGCCTTGTTGGGGCGTAATGGCGCGGGGAAATCGACCTTAGTCAAAGGCTTGGCAGGATTGGTCAACGCCAGCGGTCTTGCCAAGATTGGCGGGCTGAGTTTGACCGAAATGACCGCCAAGGAGCGCAGTAAACAGATTGGTTACGTGGCACAGGATTTTTCATCAACCAGTGTTCGCCTGTGCGTGTTTGAACTGCTGTTACTGGCTCAAAATAGTCAAAACATGAATTTTCGAGCGTCTCCGGAAAGTTTGGTGTTGGCGCAAGAGATGCTTGAGCGGCTAAACTTAACGCATTTGAGTGAGCGGATGCTCAGTGAAATGTCCGGTGGGCAGCGTCAGATGGTGGCCTTGGCTCTGGCACTCATCCATCAACCGAAACTACTCCTACTGGACGAGCCTACCTCAGCATTGGATTTAGCCAATCAACTTCAATTGTTGCAGGTAGTTCGTGATTACACCAAAGAGCATAACATTGTTACCATCATGGTATTACATGACTTAAATCTGGCGCATCGATTTGCCGATCGCACTATGATTTTAGAGTCAGGGCGTATTGCGGCAGAGGGCGAAACCCACCAAGTACTGACGCCGCAGCAGATTGCCCAAAGTTATGGTATTCACTGTGAGGTGTTTACCGGATCTGATGGGTATCGCAGCATTCATCCTTTAGCCTCGTTGTAA
- a CDS encoding MFS transporter: MSDCSTAPPRAADSKSLVVISLTAALMGIGQNGLLVSLPFLVAQSAFSLSTWSILIAIGSFLFLPSAPFWGRVSDRHGPKNVVLQALLGMAVSFALLYTCAVLSQDASIYEVLCLIGLIVARVLYGCTVSGMVPASQHWAIVLCGQERRLHAITAVSIGLSVGRLVGPLLAILLLKISPFAPLMSMIILPLVALVAAYCLPAPAVDRVAEHSKPKLPWLPHKSLWPFLLSGLLLCSSIALLQYSFSPLITSISHWSIERVSDAIGVLLTISAACTFVTQVAVIKRNSLTPFSMYRIGGVGLVLGFVLFLIPVLGWIAFAMAVVACSAALLVPAYTSAATQLHADAPGAVAGYISMAHTLGYGVASLLAFTASYSPRYPVYFCLVFACIVAITAYSVRSRVAYRRGVEEGA, translated from the coding sequence ATGTCTGATTGTTCTACTGCACCGCCACGTGCTGCTGATTCTAAATCGTTAGTGGTCATTAGCCTGACCGCGGCCCTCATGGGAATTGGGCAAAACGGCTTGTTGGTGTCTTTGCCTTTTTTGGTAGCACAATCTGCGTTCAGTTTATCGACGTGGTCGATTTTAATTGCGATTGGCAGCTTTTTATTTCTGCCGTCTGCGCCCTTTTGGGGGCGAGTGAGTGATCGCCATGGCCCGAAGAATGTCGTGTTGCAGGCGTTATTGGGTATGGCGGTGAGTTTCGCCTTATTGTATACCTGTGCGGTTCTCAGTCAGGATGCGTCCATTTATGAAGTCTTATGCTTAATCGGTTTAATTGTGGCGCGGGTCCTATACGGATGCACGGTCTCTGGCATGGTGCCAGCTAGCCAGCATTGGGCGATTGTATTATGTGGACAAGAACGCCGCTTACATGCCATCACTGCGGTGAGTATTGGGTTAAGTGTCGGTCGTTTAGTGGGACCGCTCCTCGCCATCCTGCTGCTGAAAATATCTCCTTTTGCCCCTTTGATGAGCATGATCATTTTGCCGCTGGTGGCGCTCGTGGCAGCGTATTGCTTACCGGCCCCCGCAGTCGATAGGGTGGCTGAGCACAGTAAGCCGAAATTGCCATGGTTACCTCATAAATCCTTGTGGCCGTTTCTTCTCAGTGGTTTGTTGTTGTGCAGTAGTATTGCCTTATTGCAATACAGTTTTTCGCCGTTAATTACGTCGATCAGCCATTGGTCGATAGAGCGAGTCAGTGATGCGATTGGGGTATTATTAACCATTAGTGCTGCTTGCACGTTTGTTACTCAAGTCGCGGTGATTAAACGCAATTCGCTGACGCCATTTTCGATGTATCGGATTGGTGGTGTTGGGTTAGTGCTGGGCTTTGTGCTGTTTTTGATTCCAGTATTGGGATGGATAGCGTTTGCCATGGCGGTCGTGGCTTGCAGCGCTGCGCTTTTGGTGCCCGCTTATACTTCAGCGGCAACCCAGCTTCATGCTGATGCGCCGGGCGCGGTCGCAGGGTATATTTCCATGGCGCATACATTGGGGTATGGAGTGGCGTCGTTACTGGCGTTTACCGCAAGTTACTCACCTCGTTACCCAGTGTATTTTTGCTTGGTGTTTGCGTGTATTGTCGCTATTACCGCCTACAGTGTGCGTTCCCGCGTGGCTTATCGGCGTGGTGTGGAAGAGGGCGCTTAA
- a CDS encoding GNAT family N-acetyltransferase, producing the protein MESQRLKLVPPSLAFVDVMYDVIKRNCDSLSQFLPWVASDFSTSDLAANIEQAAKNYEQFSGEFLFNLVEKETNCFIGALGFIVRDVSVPYIELGYWLDPEKTVCGYISEAIKRIERYAFIEKKVKRIEIKMAGSNTKSQAVAERCGYLFEGQLENARRLPCGQIDSTRIYAKTV; encoded by the coding sequence TTGGAGAGTCAAAGACTAAAATTAGTCCCGCCATCATTAGCTTTTGTTGATGTGATGTATGATGTTATTAAACGGAATTGTGATAGTCTTTCTCAATTTTTACCTTGGGTTGCCTCCGATTTTTCGACATCGGATCTGGCCGCGAACATTGAACAAGCGGCGAAAAACTATGAGCAGTTTAGTGGCGAGTTTTTATTTAATCTCGTGGAAAAAGAGACCAACTGTTTTATTGGCGCGCTTGGTTTTATTGTTCGCGATGTGTCTGTTCCCTATATTGAACTTGGCTATTGGTTAGACCCTGAAAAAACAGTGTGTGGTTATATCAGTGAAGCAATTAAACGTATTGAACGCTATGCGTTTATTGAAAAAAAGGTAAAGCGCATTGAAATAAAAATGGCCGGTTCTAATACCAAGAGTCAAGCCGTAGCGGAGCGTTGTGGATATCTTTTTGAAGGCCAATTAGAAAATGCAAGACGTTTGCCATGTGGACAGATCGATAGTACTCGGATTTATGCCAAAACGGTGTAA
- a CDS encoding ABC transporter substrate-binding protein: protein MRTLITCFAVLFSSFFSVGSYATTYPLSVTDMAGRHVTIDAEPQRLVLQDGRDALMLAVLDKTSPFERVVAWNNILKRSDSGLWARMAQQWPKASRILDMNFGDSGDLNLEEVLTHRPDLLVAELRSKPALEQGGVIKTLNKLYIPVLFVDTAEQPIQHAAASVKLLGKVLNKEQHGQAYYDFYHTHLNKVEQGVKAAIAKQGGERANVFIEAHAGVKGANDCCFTHHNFGWADLVEAAGGNNLGSQLLKGPTGVVAMEKVLALNPDVYVMTGSQWSGKSKSIALPLGYDVRPENVQEAFTHLLSRPGFKQMKAYKTHRIYGVYHQFYNHPYNIVAIEGLAKDFYPEQFKDLDPTKTYQTILARFTGIQRDADLTLFAHAKE from the coding sequence ATGCGCACTTTGATCACCTGCTTCGCTGTTTTGTTTTCCAGCTTTTTCTCCGTGGGCTCTTACGCCACGACCTACCCACTTTCTGTCACCGACATGGCGGGCCGTCATGTCACCATTGATGCCGAACCGCAACGTTTGGTACTGCAAGATGGCCGAGATGCCTTAATGTTAGCGGTCTTGGATAAAACCTCTCCGTTTGAACGTGTCGTTGCGTGGAATAATATCTTGAAACGCTCGGACTCAGGGCTTTGGGCTCGCATGGCACAACAGTGGCCAAAAGCAAGTCGTATTCTTGATATGAATTTTGGCGATAGCGGCGATTTAAACTTGGAAGAAGTGTTAACGCACCGTCCAGATTTACTGGTGGCTGAGCTGCGTTCAAAACCGGCCTTGGAGCAAGGCGGCGTTATCAAGACACTGAATAAGCTGTATATCCCTGTCCTGTTTGTCGACACTGCAGAGCAACCCATTCAACATGCGGCGGCCAGTGTGAAGTTATTAGGTAAGGTTCTTAATAAAGAGCAACATGGGCAAGCGTATTATGATTTTTATCATACGCACCTAAACAAAGTGGAGCAGGGAGTGAAAGCCGCGATAGCCAAACAAGGCGGTGAACGTGCCAATGTCTTTATTGAAGCTCATGCGGGGGTTAAAGGGGCCAATGATTGCTGCTTTACTCATCATAACTTTGGATGGGCTGATTTAGTTGAAGCCGCTGGCGGCAATAATTTAGGGTCACAACTGCTCAAGGGGCCCACAGGCGTCGTGGCGATGGAAAAGGTGTTGGCACTCAACCCAGATGTGTACGTGATGACCGGCAGTCAGTGGAGTGGGAAAAGCAAGTCGATCGCACTGCCGTTAGGGTATGATGTGAGGCCTGAGAATGTTCAAGAGGCCTTTACTCATCTGTTGTCTCGCCCAGGCTTTAAACAGATGAAAGCCTATAAAACGCACCGCATTTATGGCGTTTATCATCAGTTTTATAATCATCCTTACAACATTGTCGCGATTGAAGGACTGGCAAAAGATTTTTACCCAGAGCAGTTTAAAGATCTCGATCCAACGAAAACCTATCAAACGATTCTCGCTCGCTTCACGGGGATTCAGCGCGACGCGGATCTCACGCTATTTGCACACGCCAAGGAATAG
- a CDS encoding FecCD family ABC transporter permease — MTDTALELGQVPSHFAYQKTIRRKSWLLVTCFVLTLLAVAVDLLSGSGTLPWSQAFEAIIHPERVSPVVHVVMWDLRMPVTITAVLSGVGLALAGLLMQTVLDNPLAEPFTLGISSAAGFGAALVIVFQTTLFSFLPVDYLLTANAFVFSLATVLFIGIFSARKGLSVEMIVMLGIAVHFVFSALLGLAQYVADVDQLQSLIFWLMGSLQKSTWTQVGINSAVIAVIVPVLLLLSWQISALRGFGEQAQVLGISVARLRMLLLVFAALLASAITATIGVVGFIGLVAPHVARMLVGEDQRFTQIMTMVIGALIMTVSSIISKVLIPGVILPIGMVTSLLGVPFFVWLVFGRSMGRR; from the coding sequence ATGACTGATACTGCGTTAGAACTGGGCCAAGTGCCCAGTCATTTTGCTTACCAAAAGACCATTCGTCGCAAATCTTGGCTGTTGGTGACGTGTTTCGTATTAACGTTGCTTGCGGTGGCCGTGGATTTGTTATCCGGTTCTGGCACCTTGCCATGGTCACAAGCCTTTGAGGCCATTATTCACCCTGAACGTGTGTCACCGGTGGTGCATGTCGTGATGTGGGATTTGCGCATGCCAGTTACCATTACTGCGGTGCTATCAGGGGTGGGTTTAGCATTGGCAGGGTTATTGATGCAGACCGTATTGGATAACCCTTTAGCCGAGCCCTTTACATTAGGGATTTCGTCAGCGGCGGGGTTTGGTGCCGCATTAGTGATTGTGTTTCAAACCACCTTATTCAGTTTTCTGCCCGTTGATTATTTGCTGACCGCAAACGCCTTCGTATTTTCATTGGCGACGGTATTATTTATCGGTATTTTTTCGGCGCGCAAAGGCTTATCCGTTGAGATGATCGTGATGCTTGGCATCGCGGTGCATTTTGTGTTCTCTGCGCTGCTTGGATTAGCACAATACGTTGCCGATGTGGATCAATTGCAATCCTTGATCTTTTGGCTGATGGGATCGTTGCAAAAAAGTACGTGGACTCAAGTCGGCATTAACAGCGCTGTCATCGCGGTAATTGTTCCCGTGTTACTGTTGCTGTCTTGGCAAATTTCCGCGCTACGCGGGTTTGGTGAACAGGCGCAAGTTCTGGGTATTTCTGTTGCACGCTTGCGTATGCTGCTGTTGGTGTTCGCGGCGTTGCTGGCCAGTGCGATCACGGCAACCATTGGTGTGGTCGGTTTTATAGGGTTGGTGGCCCCGCATGTGGCTCGCATGTTGGTGGGGGAAGATCAGAGGTTTACGCAAATCATGACGATGGTGATTGGCGCGTTAATTATGACGGTCTCATCGATTATCAGTAAGGTATTAATCCCTGGAGTGATCCTCCCCATCGGCATGGTGACGTCATTATTGGGGGTTCCGTTTTTTGTGTGGTTAGTCTTCGGACGCAGTATGGGGAGACGTTAA
- a CDS encoding ABC transporter ATP-binding protein → MASSIEIKHLTKEFGNTAVLNDISFSIKNNEFVVFLGPSGCGKSTLLRMIAGLESLSDGEIWMDGQRLDTQAPGERGISMVFQNYALYPHMTVEGNMVFGLKNIGTPPAEIEKRVADAARILEIEHLLDRKPADLSGGQRQRVAIGRAIVRQPRAFLFDEPLSNLDAALRSRTRIELAQLHHRVNSTMIYVTHDQIEAMTLADRIVILNQSHIEQIGSPIDIYRYPASKFVARFVGSPAMNILPIDKLERNDTHVTAHIDQVTPIHTTIKSTRLPEQGPFEMGIRAEDVYLTDDPSSAHAHGEVQFIERLGDRTLAHVLLDNQHTIIVETSSKQDIENHQRVAICVDVENIHLFDAAENAYQGGRHD, encoded by the coding sequence ATGGCGTCTTCTATCGAGATTAAACATCTCACCAAAGAATTTGGCAATACCGCCGTTCTCAATGATATTTCGTTTAGCATAAAGAATAATGAATTCGTCGTATTTTTGGGGCCGTCAGGCTGTGGAAAATCAACCTTGCTGCGTATGATTGCTGGTCTTGAGAGTCTCTCGGACGGCGAAATTTGGATGGATGGCCAGAGACTGGACACGCAAGCCCCAGGGGAGCGTGGCATTTCCATGGTTTTTCAAAACTACGCGCTCTATCCCCATATGACGGTAGAAGGCAACATGGTGTTTGGCCTCAAAAATATCGGTACGCCACCCGCTGAGATTGAAAAGCGCGTCGCCGATGCAGCGCGTATTTTAGAAATCGAACATCTACTCGATCGCAAACCTGCGGACTTATCCGGTGGCCAACGGCAGCGTGTGGCAATTGGCCGAGCCATCGTGCGTCAGCCTCGCGCCTTTTTGTTTGATGAACCCTTATCGAATTTGGATGCCGCCCTACGCAGCCGTACGCGTATCGAATTGGCTCAGTTACATCATCGGGTTAATTCCACCATGATTTATGTCACTCACGATCAAATTGAAGCCATGACTTTGGCCGACCGCATCGTGATTTTAAACCAAAGCCACATTGAACAAATTGGCTCTCCGATTGACATCTACCGTTATCCCGCCAGCAAGTTTGTCGCTCGCTTCGTCGGCTCACCAGCCATGAATATCCTGCCTATTGATAAGCTAGAACGTAATGACACTCATGTCACCGCACATATCGATCAGGTCACACCGATTCACACCACAATAAAATCCACACGTCTTCCCGAGCAAGGGCCGTTTGAAATGGGGATTCGCGCTGAGGATGTGTATCTCACTGACGACCCATCGAGCGCTCATGCACACGGTGAGGTTCAATTTATTGAACGTTTAGGCGATCGAACATTAGCTCATGTCTTACTCGACAATCAGCATACCATCATTGTCGAGACCTCCAGCAAGCAAGACATCGAAAACCATCAGCGGGTTGCGATTTGCGTCGACGTTGAAAACATACACCTGTTTGATGCGGCGGAAAACGCCTATCAAGGAGGACGTCATGATTGA
- a CDS encoding carbohydrate ABC transporter permease yields the protein MTTAKLSTKNPLAKHRSHRIQDTFRPGNQKALNPWLIVTIVFSLVMVAPFLWMLGLSFKDNQELMLGSDAVFHFPYTLQNYVNILHNSQVFQWLINSFIVSIGMTVGVLVLSSLAGYAFARLDFPMKNALFIIVLMGLAVPEQAVIIARHQIFSLLHLHNTYVGLILPGLSAPFGVFLMTQFFKAIPKEIDEAAIMDNASKFKIFFKVLLPLTIPAQATLAILTFLTSWNDYFWPMISATNKSMYTITVGIASSQSNFAQTDGLGYLSSQAIFSAIPIILVYIFFQRHIVTAVAGGAVKQ from the coding sequence ATGACCACCGCTAAATTATCAACTAAAAATCCGCTCGCAAAACATCGCAGCCATCGCATTCAAGACACGTTCAGGCCCGGCAATCAAAAAGCCCTCAATCCATGGCTGATTGTCACCATTGTCTTTTCGCTCGTCATGGTCGCCCCGTTCTTATGGATGCTCGGCCTCAGTTTTAAAGACAATCAGGAACTCATGTTAGGTTCCGATGCCGTTTTTCATTTCCCATATACGCTGCAAAACTACGTCAATATTCTGCATAACTCACAAGTGTTTCAATGGCTGATTAATAGCTTTATTGTGTCCATCGGTATGACGGTTGGCGTTCTGGTTTTATCTTCATTGGCAGGCTACGCATTTGCTCGGCTCGACTTTCCTATGAAAAATGCCCTCTTCATCATCGTGCTCATGGGGCTGGCCGTACCAGAACAAGCCGTCATCATCGCTCGCCATCAAATCTTCAGTTTGCTACACCTGCACAATACGTATGTCGGGCTCATTTTGCCCGGGCTGTCTGCCCCATTTGGGGTGTTTTTAATGACGCAGTTCTTTAAAGCCATCCCCAAAGAAATTGATGAAGCGGCGATCATGGATAACGCATCCAAATTCAAAATCTTCTTTAAAGTGTTATTGCCTTTAACCATCCCAGCCCAAGCCACACTGGCCATATTAACGTTTCTAACCTCTTGGAATGATTACTTCTGGCCAATGATTTCGGCGACCAATAAATCGATGTACACCATCACTGTAGGGATCGCCTCCTCTCAGTCCAACTTTGCCCAAACCGACGGTTTAGGCTACTTAAGCTCGCAAGCCATCTTCTCTGCGATTCCGATCATCTTGGTGTATATCTTCTTCCAGCGCCATATTGTCACTGCGGTGGCGGGAGGTGCGGTCAAACAATAA